From bacterium:
TGCTGGATGCCCATGAGCGCCGTCTGCCCCCAGGGCAGGCGGTCCTCGGGATAGTAGATCGGTTCCTGCGCGGCGGTCGAAGCGGCCATCGTGATCAGCCTCCCCCCGACGAATCGACCTGAGGGAGGGCTGTTCGCTGGTAACGGCGCGGTACCCTCCGGCGCGAGGCGACCTGTTTTCGGCGGTGGCTACGGCTTGAGCGAGGGAGGGTTCGGAGCGGACGGATGTTCCTGAGGAGAGCCGCTGATGGCGAACCGGCAAGCTGTCCGTATGGACGCGATCTGAAGCCTGATGAACAAATAGCAGCCGGACCTTTCGTTGCTTGAGGCTACGTTGGCCGCCATTTGTCTCAACAAACGACCCGCCTCACCGGGAGAGCGCGCGATGACGATTACTCCCAGCCCGTCCGGATCCACTTGAGGGCGGTCCGGTTCTGGAGCGTCTCATCGATGCGCCGCAGATAGGCACTCAATTGACCAGCATGATGCTGTACATGGCGGATGTTGTACACGTGCAACTCACCGCGCGAAAACGGCAGCCAGGCGAATCCCGAGTTGCGTTCGAGGGACTCACGTGTTTCGGCGGCAAGCGTTGCTACCGCCTTCTGCCGGCAGATCGCCACGTATGCGCTTAGCTCGCTTTTGTCGAAGCGTCTGCTCGGAATCTCCGCGTGGAACTCGTCCCACCCTCGGGGATGAAGACCGTCCCGCGGCTGAAATGACTCTTCGTTCGGTGAAAGGTACAAATCGACAAAGCAGAGCGTGTGGTAGGCGACGGTCCAGAACGTGAATTTGGCGATTCTGCCGTCCCAATGCGTCGCAGGACACTTCTGGATGCACGCATTGAGCATGCACAGCGACGCCCCGAATTGGCCCGTGAGAATCTTCCGGACGTAGTCGATCATGGCTGCCCCTCCCTTGCACGGATCCGCCGCGCTCTTCGACCCTTGCCCACATCTGCCCACTCCCCGAGCGGCGGGAACACATGTCTGCGCGAACAGAAGGCGCGTCTGTACGGTATTGGCCCCGCGCCGAATTTCCTCCCGAGACGGCGTTGGGGCGCACGGTCATGTCAGGCGCGGATGTACGATCGTCAGACGTACGCCCCACGGCCGGCGTTGTGATGGGCCGCGAGGATCCGGGAGCAGGGGGAACAACGCGCTCGATGGAAGACAAGGAGCATGGCACAGTCACCGGCATTCCCACCGATCTTCGACGGTCACAACGACACGGTGCTCAGCCTCGAAAAGACGGGGCGATCGTTCCTGGAGCGATCCGCGGAGGGGCATATCGACCTGCCTCGGTCGCGCACCGGCGGCCTCGGCGGCGGCTTTTTCGCGGTCTACATTCGCGATCCCATCATCGCGGACAAAGAGCGGGCG
This genomic window contains:
- a CDS encoding DinB family protein, translated to MIDYVRKILTGQFGASLCMLNACIQKCPATHWDGRIAKFTFWTVAYHTLCFVDLYLSPNEESFQPRDGLHPRGWDEFHAEIPSRRFDKSELSAYVAICRQKAVATLAAETRESLERNSGFAWLPFSRGELHVYNIRHVQHHAGQLSAYLRRIDETLQNRTALKWIRTGWE